The following proteins are encoded in a genomic region of Triticum dicoccoides isolate Atlit2015 ecotype Zavitan chromosome 1B, WEW_v2.0, whole genome shotgun sequence:
- the LOC119336231 gene encoding mitochondrial inner membrane protein OXA1-like: MALAAAAAARRSLASGGLSGPLARRLHPSLPQLLPSNSTGDPRKPSTLPPPPAPRPFHFALAPRGTSQTLSFPPFGLHLLPGPSRRSFSSSRDTGFTDTLTDAAHSAASAAAPASFPGEVAWAAEDSSMAVAAVQHLIGAVHSFTGLNWWISIALSTVLLRCGMFTISTLVNKRLYGMRQDLEQYIKWVKNTKGEKSIQELADAADPMVRKLGFLPTLHIIVTPYTFITLYSAISNMVEKVPSLKGGGALWFTDLTTPDALCIFPMITSLFIMLRFEVNYGVAAKRTERSRKMEDNIRQFVRATSLLPMLWTATLPQAISCSLVTWSALTLAGKIVLKHPAVQKVLYGGSFRLNLRCSSSDGQKGLTAEDCPSPVKEEDQPVPPEKKESSDASIHRDESDKKSTKDG; encoded by the exons ATGGCGTtggccgcggccgcggccgcgcgCAGAAGCCTCGCATCCGGTGGCCTCTCCGGTCCCCTCGCCCGCCGCCTCCATCCGTCACTCCCTCAACTGCTTCCATCCAACTCCACCGGCGATCCTCGAAAACCCTCGACCCTTCCACCCCCACCCGCACCACGACCGTTTCACTTCGCGCTCGCCCCTCGCGGGACATCGCAAACCCTAAGCTTCCCCCCATTCGGTCTTCACCTCCTCCCCGGGCCATCCCGCCGCAGCTTCTCCTCCTCCCGCGACACCGGCTTCACCGACACCCTCACCGATGCCGCCCATTCCGCAGCGTCCGCGGCGGCCCCGGCGAGCTTCCCCGGCGAGGTGGCATGGGCCGCGGAGGACTCATCAATGGCCGTCGCGGCGGTGCAGCATCTCATCGGCGCGGTCCATTCCTTCACCGGTCTGAACTG GTGGATTTCTATTGCTCTCTCCACAGTGCTGCTACGCTGTGGGATGTTCACAATTTCGACGCTTGTCAATAAACGACTATAT GGTATGCGTCAGGACCTTGAACAATACATCAAGTGGGTAAAGAAT ACTAAGGGTGAGAAATCAATACAAGAACTTGCAGATGCAGCAGATCCTATGGTCAGGAA GCTTGGTTTTCTGCCAACTCTTCACATCATTGTGACACCATATACCTTTATAACTCTTTACAGTGCT ATATCAAACATGGTTGAGAAAGTTCCATCTTTAAAAGGGGGTGGAGCTTTATGGTTTACTGATCTGACGACCCCTGATGCTCTTTGCATCTTTCCCATGATAACATCACTGTTCATCATGCTTCGCTTTGAG GTCAACTATGGTGTTGCAGCAAAACGTACAGAACGCTCTCGCAAGATGGAAGATAATATAAGGCAGTTTGTGAGAGCAACATCTCTTCTGCCTATGCTGTGGACAGCAACCCTTCCTCAG GCGATTTCTTGTTCCTTGGTCACCTGGAGTGCTCTGACTCTTGCAGGAAAGATAG TTCTTAAGCATCCAGCTGTGCAGAAAGTACTATATGGTGGCTCCTTCCGACTAAACCTAAGATGTTCCTCTTCCGATGGACAAAAGGGCCTGACTGCTGAAGATTGCCCGTCTCCTGTCAAAGAAGAGGATCAGCCAGTTCCCCCAGAGAAAAAGGAATCTTCTGATGCCAGCATTCACAGAGACGAGTCTGACAAGAAATCAACCAAAGACGGTTAA